The Deltaproteobacteria bacterium genome contains a region encoding:
- a CDS encoding HNH endonuclease: MKINEKYIEALREINDWTTVANWAIKVGELYPDLLAKANKEAANHKRPSTGLRELAARISSCISTGDFAGLVEVDTAERPRNVRYLSVESKAALIERDITSDTEPLTRDQRIAQDLQSLSTKDFYRLEEMKAVVDTLNSYFRLDFEIDHSDALLNAEKPGRHHPDNLQILLKSHNRNKHNNNWNRFTIEEQIDYINSAMRIQAIVAKNLMIDLDEKVIESVIDRLRLVY; encoded by the coding sequence AGTTGCCAACTGGGCAATCAAGGTGGGGGAGCTCTACCCGGATCTGCTAGCTAAGGCAAACAAAGAAGCCGCCAACCATAAAAGGCCATCGACAGGACTTCGAGAGCTAGCAGCAAGGATAAGCTCCTGCATATCGACTGGCGACTTTGCCGGCCTAGTGGAGGTGGATACTGCTGAGCGACCGAGGAATGTCAGATACCTTTCAGTCGAAAGTAAAGCTGCACTGATTGAACGTGACATCACATCAGATACCGAGCCTCTGACTCGTGATCAAAGAATCGCACAAGATCTACAATCGCTATCTACCAAAGATTTTTACCGTCTTGAAGAAATGAAAGCAGTGGTGGATACGCTCAACTCATATTTTCGATTGGACTTTGAAATCGATCATTCCGATGCCTTGTTAAACGCGGAGAAACCAGGCCGGCATCATCCAGACAACCTTCAAATACTATTGAAAAGCCACAACAGGAATAAACATAATAACAATTGGAATAGATTCACAATTGAAGAACAAATTGACTATATAAATTCAGCAATGAGAATCCAAGCCATAGTGGCTAAGAACTTGATGATCGACCTTGATGAGAAGGTAATTGAGTCCGTAATAGATCGCCTCCGATTGGTATATTGA